Proteins encoded by one window of Gouania willdenowi chromosome 4, fGouWil2.1, whole genome shotgun sequence:
- the LOC114462507 gene encoding zinc finger protein 608-like yields MSGSKKVDFKVPAPSPPGHHGEPGTSAFPSSCPSAQLTSSQKQLDGGPSGPLDGNSSFLGPCQPRTRVNLKGVVCCETEGGILMVDIKWRNRSYVGTLLDSTQHDWVPKSFSEWQSKNPELRGGREPEKRKRTTDGDQ; encoded by the exons ATGAGTGGAAGTAAAAAA GTGGACTTCAAGGTCCCAGCTCCTTCTCCTCCTGGTCACCATGGAGAACCTGGAACCTCAGCTTTCCCCTCCTCCTGCCCCTCAGCACAACTCACCTCCAGTCAGAAGCAGCTGGATGGAGGCCCTTCAGGGCCACTGGATGGGAACTCTTCTTTCTTAGGGCCCTGCCAGCCAAGGACCAGAGTGAACCTGAAAGGAGTAGTGTGCTGTGAGACAGAGGGAG GTATTCTGATGGTAGATATCAAATGGCGAAATAGAAGCTACGTGGGAACTCTGTTAGACTCCACACAACATGATTGGGTTCCTAAAAG CTTTTCTGAGTGGCAATCCAAGAACCCTGAGCTGCGTGGTGGCCGTGAACCAGAGAAGCGCAAGCGAACAACAGACGGGGATCAATAA